The following DNA comes from Eleginops maclovinus isolate JMC-PN-2008 ecotype Puerto Natales chromosome 8, JC_Emac_rtc_rv5, whole genome shotgun sequence.
ATAGGAGTGCCGCAAGAGAAGCTCGGTCCATGTAGGTCGAAACTGCAGCATTATGGATGAATAGacggatagatggatggagtactttattgatcccaatttgggaaatctttgagttgcagcagcataaaaaacaaggcattgtaGACAGCcaaattaaaagactagaaataaacaattcaaaatgtgaacctctcaagagaaataaaatagcatttaaaaaagtggaaaatattCATGTCAGAATAAAAGATGACAaaagtgtgtaaggaatggaatattaaattgaGTTTGGGGACcagaaatgctaactcattcacgggtttcaggactcattcctgcaccactcttcaTGCTATCTTTTTGTTAAGCCACCTGTCTGATCCCCAGATTCCCCCCCGGACCACAGCTGCTTCAACGGGAGCGGAGACGACTACAGGGGAACGGTCAGCGTCACCAAGTCGGGTCATCACTGCCAGCTGTGGAGCGCCCAGTACCCCCACAGCCACCACCTGTCCCAGGAATACCCCGATCTCTGGGGGAGTCACAACTTTTGCCGTAACCCAGGGGGGCAGATGCAGGCACCCTGGTGCTTCACGCTGGACCCTCAGGTCAGGGTGGACCTGTGTGACATCCAGCCCTGCAGTAAGTACTGTAGTGCAGCCAATTAGATAAgttaagatggacctttattgatcgTCACAGGGAAATCCAGGTTTCACACGgataatcaaatacaaataataaaaaacatgattaaataaactaaaagttCCTTTAATTGgtaaaatgatctgttttcTTAACTTCAGGAACGTTGTGATGTCTTAATAAAGGACAAAAACTGTGAAAAGGATCTTGATTGGTTCAGTGTTAGACATACAAACTAGATCTTGTCCAATGGCCACTCTCATTTAAGTTTCTGTGCAAAAAAATCAGTGTATTTTTGCAGTAGAATAGAAAGCACCTTTTAAGctcttattaaatatatatggaACAATTTTAACATGTCTGGTCTCGTGTCTAAATGAGCACCTGAGTCACTTTTACCAAACAGTCACGGCAGACCCAACAAACCTCAAACATTTCTATCTATTATACACTTCCTCTAACTGTCAAAAGAATATTTATATTGTGATTGTAGCGGCAAAATAAAGAGTTAAAACAGACaattaactcaaaataaaactgcagctGAGGCACCAGACAGCAAATCTTATGCAGGGAAAAGTCCAGGCAAGAATTTGCTTTTTATAAGTACAACTGAACCATTTTCCTATATATTCTTGCCCTATAGCCTTTCCTATGGCATGCTTGTATGGTAAAAAATGGTTGCTCGtgcaccaccaccatcacctgtctccaatatatacatAATAACCAAGTGCCCAAATCACCCAGTGCACAAAAAatgcccttcaaaataaaagcatacagaattactttgagttaaaaaataaataaagattgatttaataaaagtaaaagcaggAAAAGAATACATATGTGTACCATTaattaacataaataaatatatctccAACAGTGGATATGTCATTTGTATGTTGATGCCACAGAGCATGCATCACTGAGTAAATACTGTGCATGCATCACAACCCTAAATCTCTATTGTCTTACTTTCCTGCAGATTCTCCGCAGAACCCGAGGAAGGAGATCCTGTTTATTCTCATCCCGGCCATTGCCATCCCATTGGTCATCGCTTGCCTCTTCTTTCTGGTCTGCCTGTGTCGCAATAAGCAAAAGGAGTCAACGGACACACTCCTCCGCTGCCAGCTGAGCGGCTCACCCAGCCCGGACATGGAGCTGTCCCTGATCAGTCAGCAGAAACACCAGGTAACACACAGCAGGGGGTCAGGGGGGGGCATCATTTCTCAGGTTTAACATTAGACTTTATTGTTTGCCGTACACCTTGATGACATGTCTGTTCTTTattgctctgtgtctgcaggccAAGCTGCGGGAGATCAACATGTCGGCGGTGCGCTTCACAGAGGAGCTGGGCGAGGACCGTTTCGGGAAGGTGTACAAGGGTCACATGTACGGCACCGTACCCGGAGAGCAGACCCAGGTGGTGGCCGTCAAAACGCTGAAGGACAAGGTGGATGCCACTCTCTGCGAGGAGTTCCGCCACGAAGCCATGATCCGCTCTCACATACAGCACCAGAACGTCGTGTGTCTGCTGGGCGTGGTCACCAAGGAGCAGCCCATGAACATGGTGTTCAGCTATTCGGGGCTCGGGGACCTGCATGAGTATCTGGTGATGCGCTCGCCCAACTCAGACGTCGGCAGCTCGGACGATGACAAGACGGTGAAGTCCACGCTGGAGCAGGCGGACTTCCTGCACATCATCACACAGGTGGCTGCAGGAATGGAGTACCTGTCCAGCCAGCAGGTAGTCCATAAGGACCTTGCTGCCAGAAACATTCTGGTCTTTGACAAGCTGAGCATCAAGATCCTGGATCTGGGTTTAATCAGAGACGTCTACTCCGCTGATTACTACAACCTCATGGGCACGAGCCCTTTCCCCATTCGCTGGATGGCCCCGGAAGCTATCATGTACGGAAAGCTCTCCACCGACTCCGACATCTGGTCCTACGGTGTCCTGCTGTGGGAGACTTTCAGTTATGGTCTGCAGCCGCACTGTGGCTACTCCAACCAGGACGTGATCGAGATGGTGCGCAGCCACCAGCTCCTGCCCTGTCCAGACGACTGCCCCTCCTGGATCTACACCCTCATGCTGGAGTGTTGGAGTGAGTTCCAGGCAAGAAGGCCTCGCTTCAAGGACATCCACACACGCCTGCGCTCGTGGGAAAACCTGGCCAACTACAACAGCTCTGCTCAGACTTCTGGCACCAGCAACACCACCCAGACCAGCTCTCTGAGCACCAGCCCTGTGAGCAACATCAGCATGAGCACAGCAAACGCATCGCGCTACGCCAGCCCGAAGAAGAGCTTGCCTTTCCATCAGCCCCATTTCATGCCCATGAAGGGTCAGATGCACCGGCCGATGGTGCCCCAGCAGCTCTACATCCCCGTCAACGGATATCACCCCATGCCAGCCTACCCATACATGCAGAACTTTTACCCCATGCAAATACCTATGCCCATCCCCCACCAGCAGATGCACCACCAGCCGCAGATGGTGAGCAAAGCCGGGTCTCACCACAGCGGCAGTGGATCCACGTCCACGGGCTATGTCACCACCGCCCCGTCCAACACCTCCGTCACAGAGAGAGCCGCTCTGCTCAACGAGGACTCCAAGACCAACGACGAGGACTTGGCCGACGGGGCGTCGCAGGAAGCGCTAGACCAGAACAAGGACTTGATAGTGCCTGAGACAGAGCTGCTAGGCGACAGTGACCCCACACAGACTGACGAACTGGTGATACACCTGTCAGACACATAGGCGCGGCGCTCTCTGAAGCAGAGAAGAGCGGAGATATCCTGCCGAGTATCCAATAAGCAGCGTGAAGTGAAGTGAGCGGTTCTGCAGAGACTGAATGTTTTTTATACGTTTCTTTGACAGTTCTGATGCATTTGAAAGGTCAAGTGTGTCTCAGGTTTGCACCCGTCAAACTAACGTGTCAAGCTAAGTAAAGTCATGCAACCTTTTTCTATAGTGTTGATATTCAGAGGAATTTATGTACTTGCCGTTGCTGTGCAACACAGAACTTTTTCTTACTCACAACTTCTTCATGGGCGACACGTCTTGCCTTATCTGATGCACAAGGCCGTTCACTGCGAGGCGATAAAGACCCCCCTCCAACTTCAGATATCACACCCCTCTATCAAGCATCCATCCCTACAAgaaggagcaggaagaggaggaatccCACCCACTTACAATGCCATTTGTGTAAGAAAGAGGTGACTTTCTAAGGaccattttctttgttttttaggtTATTATTCCATGGTTTTTCGAACCGTAGAACACTGAATGTATAATGAGTAGACGTGCTTTAGGAAAAATCCACCTTTGGGTAACCTTGCTCACAGCTACACTCACTGGGATGCATTTTGGATCGAACAGCATCATTTTTTTGTTCCCACAGGACCTCTCTTTGATAATCAAACAATTTGTACAGATTTGTAATTTATGTACTTTGGTTTcggacatttttatttgtttataatttTTCTACTACGCCTCGTGTTGGCACGTCGTTCTTTTCACCACGTTTGCTTTGTTTAAATAGTTCTTTGCTTACCGTGTAATGTGTACGTCCATGAACGGGGTATCCAATAAAGTCTCATACATCAAACGTTGTCATGTCCCTATAGATGATCCTTTGTCACAATATCCGCTTACATGTTCAGAGAGACTAAAACACGGTGAGAAGTGAAGATAAACTAAGCCAACAAGTATACTTTGTAGTGAGGAAACACGTGCATTGCTAAAACTAATAAAAGAACCTTAAAGATCACATACTGTACTTCTTCGGATGGGATTTACAGTGTCATTTACACATGCTTAATGTCACTTAACTTAACAGCTAAGTGTTTGATGCATATGAGTGATGTTTGTCACTGTAAATCTGAATATGCTctgaaatcagaatcagaaacaggttatTGCACATAAGAGGAATTTGTCCTGGTGTTTTCGGTgcagacataaaaataaagcactgaTATAAAAACTAATCAA
Coding sequences within:
- the ror2 gene encoding tyrosine-protein kinase transmembrane receptor ROR2, producing MTPSMKSLLWMMFLFPSLRCEGDLGLAVDADGVAEAQSGAAPTADAPSGHFLEFQEPVNNITHFQGQTATLHCKVTGYPRPSIRWLKNDAPVVQEQGRITIRKTDAGSKLRIQDLDTTDTGYYQCVASNSFKVISATGVLYVKLGQMPTHSPDETLTDKGFCQPYRGIACARFIGNQSIYVESLQMQGESENRITAAFTMIGTSTHLSDQCSQFAIPSFCYSVFPLCDDGSRTPRRRQLCQDECEALENDLCHLEYNIARSNPMILMQLELPNCPLLPRPGTSEAASCMRIGVPQEKLGPYSPPDHSCFNGSGDDYRGTVSVTKSGHHCQLWSAQYPHSHHLSQEYPDLWGSHNFCRNPGGQMQAPWCFTLDPQVRVDLCDIQPCNSPQNPRKEILFILIPAIAIPLVIACLFFLVCLCRNKQKESTDTLLRCQLSGSPSPDMELSLISQQKHQAKLREINMSAVRFTEELGEDRFGKVYKGHMYGTVPGEQTQVVAVKTLKDKVDATLCEEFRHEAMIRSHIQHQNVVCLLGVVTKEQPMNMVFSYSGLGDLHEYLVMRSPNSDVGSSDDDKTVKSTLEQADFLHIITQVAAGMEYLSSQQVVHKDLAARNILVFDKLSIKILDLGLIRDVYSADYYNLMGTSPFPIRWMAPEAIMYGKLSTDSDIWSYGVLLWETFSYGLQPHCGYSNQDVIEMVRSHQLLPCPDDCPSWIYTLMLECWSEFQARRPRFKDIHTRLRSWENLANYNSSAQTSGTSNTTQTSSLSTSPVSNISMSTANASRYASPKKSLPFHQPHFMPMKGQMHRPMVPQQLYIPVNGYHPMPAYPYMQNFYPMQIPMPIPHQQMHHQPQMVSKAGSHHSGSGSTSTGYVTTAPSNTSVTERAALLNEDSKTNDEDLADGASQEALDQNKDLIVPETELLGDSDPTQTDELVIHLSDT